The proteins below come from a single Papaver somniferum cultivar HN1 chromosome 11, ASM357369v1, whole genome shotgun sequence genomic window:
- the LOC113322887 gene encoding probable leucine-rich repeat receptor-like protein kinase At1g35710 — protein MASSSSSTTTQSIIGAVLVISLLFSIADSKTLKRDVKALNEIKASLGWRVVYAWVGDDPCGDGDLPPWSGVTCSVQGDYRVVTELEVYAVSIVGPFPTAVTNLLDLTRLDLHNNKLTGPIPPQIGRLRHLQILNLRWNKLQDAIPPEIGELKRLTHLHLSFNGFKGEIPKELAYLPELRYLYLHENRFVGRIPAELGTLPNLRHLDVGNNHLVGTIRELIRIEGTFPALRNLYLNNNFFTGGIPAQLANLTNLEILYLSYNKMSGTIPAGLAHIPRLTYLYLDHNQFTGRIPDTFYKHSLLKEMYIEGNGFRPGVNPIGLHNVLEVSDTDFLF, from the exons atggcatcatcatcatcatcaacaacaactcaaTCAATAATCGGAGCTGTGTTAGTTATTTCTCTGCTGTTCTCCATTGCTGATTCCAAAACCCTTAAAAGAGATG TGAAAGCGTTAAATGAAATCAAGGCATCACTTGGATGGAGAGTGGTATATGCATGGGTTGGAGATGATCCTTGTGGAGATGGAGATTTACCTCCTTGGTCTGGGGTTACATGCTCTGTGCAGGGAGATTATAGAGTTGTCACTGAGCT GGAAGTGTATGCAGTATCGATTGTTGGGCCTTTCCCCACAGCTGTAACCAATCTGTTGGATCTGACAAGATT GGATCTCCATAACAACAAGTTGACTGGGCCAATCCCTCCTCAAATCGGACGGCTTAGACATCTTCAAATATT AAACTTAAGATGGAATAAGCTACAAGATGCCATTCCTCCAGAAATTGGTGAACTGAAGAGACTGACACATCT GCACCTAAGCTTTAATGGTTTCAAAGGGGAGATTCCGAAGGAGCTAGCATATCTACCCGAGCTTCGTTATCTCTATCTCCATGAAAATCGCTTTGTTGGCAGGATTCCTGCAGAATTGGGAACTCTTCCAAATCTGAGACACCT GGATGTTGGTAATAATCACTTGGTGGGCACCATAAGAGAGCTCATTCGTATTGAAGGAACTTTTCCTGCCCTGCGCAACCT ATACCTAAATAATAACTTTTTCACTGGAGGAATACCTGCACAGCTTGCTAACTTGACAAACCTGGAAATTTT GTACTTATCGTATAATAAGATGTCAGGGACTATCCCAGCAGGCCTTGCCCATATTCCTAGATTGACTTACTT gtATCTGGACCACAATCAGTTTACAGGGAGGATTCCCGATACTTTCTATAAACATTCTTTGCTGAAAGAAAT GTACATTGAAGGGAATGGTTTCCGACCAGGAGTTAACCCGATCGGTCTCCACAACGTGCTCGAAGTGTCTGATACAGATTTCCTTTTTTGA